The following nucleotide sequence is from Alkalihalobacillus sp. LMS39.
TTGATACAAACACTCTTCCCTGATCCTGTTGCCCCCGCAACAAGCCCATGTGGCATTTTATTCAAATCTGTAATAACAGGCTGACCAGAAATGTCGAGTCCTAGTGCTACTGTTAAAGGAGAACGTTTTTCTTGAAATTCTCTCCTTCTTATTATTTCACGTAAAAACACCGGTTTACTTACCATGTTGGGAACTTCAATTCCTATCGCATTTTTTCCAGGGATCGGTGCCTCCATACGAATATCTTTTGCGGCTAACGATAGTTTAATATCATCCGTTAAACCTGTAATCTTACTCACTTTCACACCCGGTGCTGGTTGAATCTCAAATCTAGTTACAGAAGGCCCTTTTGTCACATGAACGACCTTGGCATTTACATTAAAGTGTTGTAATGTCACTTCTAATAGTTTCGATTGTTCATGTAGCCACTCTTGTCCTTCATCTTCAAAACGAGGCGGAATCGCTAATAGCTGAATTGTTGGAAACTCATAGTTGTTTTTTTTCTGATTCACCTTTTGTTTGTCAGAAGGTAACATTAACACATTAAAGGGAACAGAGCTTTTTTTCGGTTGTGTGACAGTTGTTTGTTGTCGTTTCACTTCTTTTTCTGAGTCTTGACTTGGGATATTCGGTTTTTCTTGGACCGTCTCCTCTTTTAGTTTTTCTTCTTCTATTGCTTCAACTTCTCTAACTTCAACTTCTTCATTTTCTAGCTTAGTTTCTTCTTCTAATTCATCCCCATTTTCATGCAATAACTGCTCGGAGAAAGCTTGCACTTTTTCTTTTGTCGTCTCTGAAACTTCTACCGTAGAAGAAGAAATATCTTCATGGTAAGTAGAAAAAGGCTTGTCCTCTTCAACCACAGGGATTTCAGGAAACGGTATTGGCTCTTGTTTTATATAAGGAATATTTTCTTTTTCACGACGTTTATAACCATAAACAGGAGAAGGAATATCTCTCGCCTTAAATTGTGTTCCCGTAAATTTTTCTTTTTCTTTCCCTTGTTTTTCTTCATTTATTTGTTTGTTTTGTTGTCGTTTACTCGTGCGACTTTTTTCCGGTTGAGCGGTGGAAGCTTGTGTCTTTGGTTCGCCATCTTCAATAAGAGGAAATCGGAATTTCCCTTGCTTTGGGTAATGTGTAATCATCTTCGGTGTCGTGTTACGTCCATCTGCCTCGATTCGACCTTTGAACGTTTTCGGGTTATCCTCTTCAAAAGAGCTTCCATCTTTCGGAAACATTAGCTCTTGAATTTTTTTAAACCAACTTTGAATGGCCATATGTAATCACTCTTTCAAATTCCTCTTTTTTAAAGGCTTTTCGCATAAGCTGTTGCATTGGAACAATGTTTTCCTCATTAGTGATATAAAGCGAGTATAACTCGATTTCAGTTTAGAAAAACATCTTTTAAGAAAAACGCTCTTCTTGAATAAACTTTCAAAGCTTCACTGCTAGACCAAAACTGTTATACTTTCTTATCTTTTAAAAAAAGGTTGTTCCAAAAGGTAGCTAACCTTTGTGGGACAACCTCGATGCTTAGCCTCAATTAAATTTATTGTACCATATAATTCCTCATATATCAGTCTTTCTTTGGTTTTCTTTGCGCTAAAATGAAGGTCGGTTCTAATTCCCCATTTTCATATAAAAATGGTAACGCTGTAATTGGATTATTTCCTTGGTTAAAAAATTGAAACGTCATTTGACCAAGAACATCATAGCCGGTATCGTTGACCAAATCAGCAATGATACATACATCTTGATGTGGAACGGCAACCGCCATCTTTCCTTTCATATCAAGTTGCATTTTTGCAAGAAACGCTTCATTTAAAATCCGACTTGCATCATATCCATCTTTTGTACTCACAAAATAAAAAGAATTCCCCGCAACGATATCTTCTTTTAGTTCAATAGGTAATGATCGCATATTAAATTGTGCCATTTCCATAATATCGTTTTTTGTTATATTCGCTTTGTTAATCATCTCTTCATCAAGTAAAACATAGGAATGACCAAGATCAACCGAGTAATAAATTCTTGTTTCACTAGTATGCTCTGCAAAAATAAGCTGTTTTCCATCTTTCGTTGTTTCCGGAAAAGAGGTCGAACGAATAACTGGAAAAATCTTCTTTTCTTTCCCAGCAAGTGTTATGTCTTGCCCCATTGCCTCTAATGCATGATTTACATAACGGACCGCTTCCTCTAGCGCTTCCTCTTTTTTCGTCTCATATTTAGCCAATAACGGTCTTAACGCAAGCGACACACCTTTTTTATTTTTCTGATTTTCAATACGGAGTACTTGTTCTTTTCTATCATATGATACAGACCGGTCT
It contains:
- a CDS encoding DUF1444 family protein, producing MEIAKLKQLVTEKLERPDRSVSYDRKEQVLRIENQKNKKGVSLALRPLLAKYETKKEEALEEAVRYVNHALEAMGQDITLAGKEKKIFPVIRSTSFPETTKDGKQLIFAEHTSETRIYYSVDLGHSYVLLDEEMINKANITKNDIMEMAQFNMRSLPIELKEDIVAGNSFYFVSTKDGYDASRILNEAFLAKMQLDMKGKMAVAVPHQDVCIIADLVNDTGYDVLGQMTFQFFNQGNNPITALPFLYENGELEPTFILAQRKPKKD
- a CDS encoding DNA translocase FtsK, with amino-acid sequence MAIQSWFKKIQELMFPKDGSSFEEDNPKTFKGRIEADGRNTTPKMITHYPKQGKFRFPLIEDGEPKTQASTAQPEKSRTSKRQQNKQINEEKQGKEKEKFTGTQFKARDIPSPVYGYKRREKENIPYIKQEPIPFPEIPVVEEDKPFSTYHEDISSSTVEVSETTKEKVQAFSEQLLHENGDELEEETKLENEEVEVREVEAIEEEKLKEETVQEKPNIPSQDSEKEVKRQQTTVTQPKKSSVPFNVLMLPSDKQKVNQKKNNYEFPTIQLLAIPPRFEDEGQEWLHEQSKLLEVTLQHFNVNAKVVHVTKGPSVTRFEIQPAPGVKVSKITGLTDDIKLSLAAKDIRMEAPIPGKNAIGIEVPNMVSKPVFLREIIRRREFQEKRSPLTVALGLDISGQPVITDLNKMPHGLVAGATGSGKSVCINSILISLLYKATPSEVKLLLIDPKMVELAPYNELPHLVTPVITDAKQATAALKWVVLEMERRYELFSQRGARDISRYNDLYSEGDTPALPYIVVVIDELADLMMVSPQDVEDAICRIAQKARACGIHLLLATQRPSVDVITGLIKANVPTRIAFSVSSQVDSRTIIDMSGAERLLGKGDMLFHENGTSKPIRVQGTFVSDDEIEQVLSFVKEQMPPDYILENEHLVKVQEGVEQEDELFEEACYFAIEQEGASASSLQRRFRIGYNRAARLIDMMEAQGIVSEAMGSKPRNILVSIQDFENRFHEADVK